A region of the Candidatus Hydrogenedentota bacterium genome:
CCGCGGGCCTTTCGGGGTGTCCTCGATGACCCAGCCCGCCGCGAGGACCTCGTCGCGGAGCTGGTCAGAAAGGGCAAAGTTCTTATCACGGCGCGCCTGTTGGCGGGCCATGACCTTTTCCATGATCTCCGCGGGAGTTTCCTCCCCGCCGAAGGGCGCGAAGAGACCCGTGATCGTGTTCAGGCGGTCCAGCAGGGCTAGGGCGTTTTTCGCGCCCTCCCCGCCGACGCCGCCCCCGTCCAGGGCGCGGTTCACATCGCGCACAAAGTCGAAGACGACGCCCAGGGCGCCGGAGATGTTCAGGTCGTCGTCCATTTCCCGCTCGAAGGCATTGCGGCTCTCCTCGCACAACTCCTCCAGATGCCTGCCCTCGCCGCGGACCTCCTCCAGACGCAGGCGGAAATCGCGGATGCGGTTGAGTGACTGCCGGGCGGCGTCCAGCGCGTCAAAGGAGAAGTTGTTGGGCTGGCGGTAGTGTGTGGCGATGAGCACCCATCGGATAGCCTGCGGGTCCAGGCCCTTTTCGAGGAGGTCGCGCAGGGTGAAGAAGTTCCCGAGGGACTTCGACATTTTGCGGCCCTCGACCACGAGATGCGCGCAGTGGAGCCAGTAGTTCACGAAGGTGTGCCCCGTGCAGCATTCCGACTGGGCAATTTCGTTTTCATGGTGCGGGAAGATGTTGTCCACCCCGCCGCAGTGGATGTCGAAATGGGGGCCGAGGTATTTCACGCTCATGGCGGAGCACTCGATGTGCCAGCCGGGGCGGCCCCTGCCCAGTTCCGTCTCCCAGTAGACCTCGCCGTCGTTCTCGTCCCAGGCTTTCCAAAGGGCGAAGTCCCGCGCCTCCTCCGCCTCATACTCGTCCGCGTCCACCCGGCCGCTGGCGCCCGCGCGCAACTGGTCCAGGTCCATGTGGCTCAGGCGGCCATAACCGGGGAAAGTGCCCAGTTTGAAATAGATGCTTCCCTTGTCCTCGTAGGTGTGGCCCTTGTCCCGCAGGTCCTT
Encoded here:
- a CDS encoding cysteine--tRNA ligase, with translation MALRFHNTLTRTKEEFKPIQEGRVGLYTCGPTIYNFAHIGNFRAYVFEDLLRRYLEYKGLAVNHIMNLTDVEDKLIRTCRETGEPLKAVTARYAAAFFEDVKTLGILPAHAYPAATDHIPEMVEMIKDLRDKGHTYEDKGSIYFKLGTFPGYGRLSHMDLDQLRAGASGRVDADEYEAEEARDFALWKAWDENDGEVYWETELGRGRPGWHIECSAMSVKYLGPHFDIHCGGVDNIFPHHENEIAQSECCTGHTFVNYWLHCAHLVVEGRKMSKSLGNFFTLRDLLEKGLDPQAIRWVLIATHYRQPNNFSFDALDAARQSLNRIRDFRLRLEEVRGEGRHLEELCEESRNAFEREMDDDLNISGALGVVFDFVRDVNRALDGGGVGGEGAKNALALLDRLNTITGLFAPFGGEETPAEIMEKVMARQQARRDKNFALSDQLRDEVLAAGWVIEDTPKGPRVKKA